A stretch of Methanobrevibacter sp. YE315 DNA encodes these proteins:
- a CDS encoding ATP-grasp domain-containing protein, which translates to MEKGNIVVIEAVSSGVNYIHEIRELGYNPVCVELYQPEEERELQRFLHDAQYELVTDKKPDILFADESYEKTFEMIKKLNPILIIPGCDVGLIWANKMSYELGLPCNNPNLFKKMMNKRCMQESLKKANIRYIKSRAIKTFEEAKEFMLEADCSKVVIRPSVGQASVGVCICETDEEIAEAVNLNKDIHMLDNDEILIQEYIGGEEYGLDSVSCKGVNRIVTGYIEKKIELEGGAPIYEYIITVDNDDPVFKEIMEYHKKVISAIGIEYGAIHAEYKVDEKGPALMEVNGRVNGGMQVYSVERKAWGDSHASAALEAYLDLDEFHEKLNKEFKRDYYYIKKDLIVPKDCFVIENHMEEVLGQLESADIIIDFGKNRFYPKTVDLSTSGGIIHLTNRNKDKIMEDLKVIRKIEEEDIEKVFTIKK; encoded by the coding sequence ATGGAAAAGGGAAATATTGTGGTTATAGAAGCCGTTTCATCTGGAGTCAATTATATTCATGAAATTAGGGAGCTTGGCTATAATCCGGTTTGTGTTGAATTATACCAGCCGGAAGAAGAAAGGGAACTGCAAAGGTTTTTGCATGATGCACAGTATGAATTAGTGACTGATAAAAAACCTGATATTCTTTTTGCTGATGAAAGCTATGAAAAGACATTTGAAATGATAAAAAAACTCAATCCAATATTGATAATACCTGGCTGTGATGTAGGTCTCATTTGGGCGAATAAAATGTCTTATGAATTAGGATTGCCATGCAATAATCCAAACCTCTTTAAAAAAATGATGAACAAGAGATGCATGCAGGAATCACTTAAAAAGGCAAACATACGATACATAAAAAGCAGAGCAATTAAAACATTCGAAGAAGCAAAGGAATTCATGCTGGAAGCCGACTGTTCCAAGGTAGTCATAAGGCCTAGTGTTGGTCAGGCTTCAGTTGGAGTTTGCATATGTGAAACCGACGAAGAAATAGCTGAAGCAGTAAACCTCAACAAAGACATACACATGCTGGATAACGATGAGATTCTTATACAAGAATATATCGGCGGTGAAGAGTATGGTCTTGACTCCGTATCATGCAAGGGTGTAAACAGAATCGTTACTGGATATATAGAAAAGAAAATCGAACTTGAAGGCGGAGCTCCAATATATGAATACATAATAACTGTTGATAATGATGACCCTGTGTTTAAGGAAATTATGGAATATCACAAAAAGGTAATATCCGCCATTGGAATTGAATATGGAGCAATACATGCAGAATACAAAGTGGATGAGAAAGGACCTGCCCTCATGGAAGTAAACGGCAGGGTAAATGGTGGAATGCAGGTCTATTCTGTGGAACGTAAGGCATGGGGAGACAGTCATGCAAGTGCTGCTCTTGAAGCATACCTTGACTTAGATGAATTCCATGAAAAACTCAATAAAGAATTTAAAAGGGATTACTATTATATCAAAAAAGATTTGATTGTACCTAAAGACTGCTTTGTCATTGAAAACCACATGGAAGAAGTTTTGGGCCAATTGGAATCAGCAGATATAATCATTGATTTTGGAAAAAATAGATTTTACCCAAAAACTGTTGATTTATCTACATCAGGAGGCATAATTCACCTGACAAACAGAAACAAGGATAAAATAATGGAAGATCTTAAGGTTATCCGGAAAATTGAAGAAGAGGATATAGAAAAAGTATTTACAATTAAAAAATGA
- a CDS encoding ATP-grasp domain-containing protein, whose protein sequence is MAKKNIVVIEATSSGINYIHEIEKLGYHPVCVELYRGEEEKEMQRFLHDVQYALVTDKNPDILSADESYEKTFEMIKELDPILIIPGSDAGLVWANKMAYELGLPGNKPELLIKMTNKRCMQESLKKSNLRYIKSKAITSFEEAKEFMSENDFSKVIIKPSIGQASVGVCLCENDDELKHAIDLNKDIELFDNDEMIIQEYIEGEEYVVDSVSCKGINRTIARYKYKNVPNVSEAATRDYLISVDEDDPNIKEIMEYHKKVIPAIGIEYGAIHAEYKFDSKGPVLMEVNCRVNGGMQIYSVEDKAWGESHACAALEAYLDSDRFHEKLNKELKINNYYVRKYLIMPKECFVLESHVNDVFKDLESFNVAIEFGGNRFYPKTVNLSTIGGIIHLTHGNKDKLMEDVAFIQRMEKEEIEKIFTIEK, encoded by the coding sequence TTGGCAAAGAAGAATATTGTGGTAATTGAAGCCACTTCATCCGGTATTAATTATATTCATGAAATAGAGAAGTTAGGATATCATCCGGTTTGCGTTGAATTATATCGTGGTGAAGAGGAAAAAGAGATGCAAAGGTTTTTGCATGATGTGCAGTATGCACTGGTAACTGATAAGAATCCTGATATTCTTTCAGCCGATGAAAGCTATGAAAAGACATTTGAAATGATAAAAGAATTGGATCCAATATTAATAATTCCAGGTTCTGATGCAGGTCTTGTTTGGGCAAATAAGATGGCATATGAATTGGGATTGCCTGGAAACAAGCCAGAACTTTTAATTAAAATGACTAATAAGCGATGCATGCAGGAATCACTTAAAAAATCAAACTTGAGATACATAAAAAGCAAAGCCATCACATCATTTGAGGAAGCTAAGGAATTCATGTCTGAAAATGATTTTTCTAAAGTCATCATAAAGCCTAGCATCGGTCAGGCTTCGGTTGGAGTTTGCTTATGCGAAAATGACGATGAGTTAAAACATGCAATAGATTTAAACAAGGACATTGAACTGTTTGATAATGATGAAATGATTATACAGGAATATATTGAGGGTGAAGAATACGTTGTTGATTCAGTCTCATGCAAGGGCATCAACAGAACCATTGCAAGATATAAGTATAAAAATGTCCCAAATGTAAGTGAGGCTGCAACACGGGATTATTTAATAAGCGTTGATGAAGATGACCCTAATATTAAAGAGATTATGGAATATCACAAAAAGGTAATCCCAGCTATTGGAATTGAATATGGGGCGATACATGCCGAATACAAATTTGACAGCAAAGGGCCTGTGCTCATGGAAGTAAACTGCAGGGTGAATGGCGGAATGCAGATATATTCGGTTGAAGATAAGGCTTGGGGAGAAAGTCACGCGTGTGCGGCTCTTGAAGCGTATTTGGATTCAGATAGATTCCATGAAAAATTAAATAAAGAATTAAAGATTAATAATTATTATGTAAGAAAATATCTAATCATGCCAAAAGAATGCTTTGTTCTTGAATCTCATGTAAATGATGTTTTTAAGGATTTGGAATCATTTAATGTGGCTATAGAATTTGGAGGCAATAGGTTTTATCCAAAAACTGTAAATTTATCTACCATCGGAGGCATAATTCACCTAACACATGGAAACAAGGATAAATTGATGGAAGATGTTGCTTTTATCCAGAGAATGGAAAAAGAAGAAATTGAAAAAATATTCACGATTGAAAAATAA
- a CDS encoding ATP-grasp domain-containing protein: MKKENIVVIEATSSSINYIHEIEKLGYHPVCVELYCDEEEREMQRGLHDLQYALITDNPDILLADESYEKTFEMIKELDPILIIPGSDSGIVWANKMSYELGLPCNNPAILQKMMNKRCMQESLKKSNLRYIKSKAVTSLKEVEEFISETDSSKYVIKSGIGQASIGVCICKNMDEIIEAMKVNKDLDVLDNDEMIIQEYIGGDEYIVDSVSCNGVNRITAGYKYEKIQIEGGAAIYDYSISVDESDPLFNEIIEYHKKVIPAIGIEYGAIHGEYKVDDKGPVLMEVNCRVSGGLQLYSVENKAWGENHAGAALEAYLNLDEFQEKLNNELEIYQYYVNKDLIMPEECFVLESHVETVFEELDSFNYSVSFGENKVYPKTVDLSTAAGLVHLTNKDWNKLMDDVNFVRKMEKEEIDKIFTIKTENNA; the protein is encoded by the coding sequence ATGAAAAAGGAAAATATCGTTGTAATTGAAGCCACTTCATCAAGCATTAATTATATTCATGAAATAGAGAAGTTAGGATATCATCCTGTTTGCGTTGAATTATACTGCGATGAAGAAGAAAGGGAAATGCAAAGGGGTTTACATGATCTGCAATATGCGCTGATAACCGATAATCCAGATATTCTTTTAGCCGATGAAAGCTATGAAAAGACATTTGAAATGATAAAAGAATTGGATCCAATATTAATAATTCCCGGTTCTGATTCAGGCATTGTTTGGGCGAATAAAATGTCTTATGAATTAGGATTGCCATGCAATAATCCAGCAATCCTTCAAAAAATGATGAATAAAAGATGTATGCAGGAATCACTTAAAAAATCAAACTTAAGATACATAAAAAGTAAAGCAGTAACTTCACTTAAAGAGGTTGAGGAATTTATTTCAGAAACAGACTCCTCTAAATACGTTATAAAATCTGGAATAGGTCAGGCTTCAATTGGTGTTTGCATATGTAAGAATATGGATGAAATAATTGAAGCTATGAAGGTCAACAAAGATTTGGATGTATTGGATAACGATGAAATGATTATACAGGAATATATCGGTGGTGATGAATATATTGTCGATTCTGTCTCATGCAATGGTGTGAATAGAATCACTGCCGGATATAAATATGAAAAAATCCAAATTGAAGGTGGAGCTGCAATTTATGATTATTCGATTTCAGTAGATGAAAGCGATCCTTTGTTTAATGAAATTATTGAGTATCACAAGAAAGTTATTCCCGCAATTGGAATTGAATATGGTGCAATACATGGGGAATACAAAGTCGACGACAAGGGACCGGTACTCATGGAAGTAAACTGCAGGGTATCCGGAGGTTTACAGCTTTATTCAGTGGAAAATAAGGCTTGGGGAGAAAACCATGCCGGCGCTGCTCTGGAGGCATACTTGAATTTGGATGAATTCCAGGAAAAATTAAATAATGAATTGGAAATTTATCAGTATTATGTCAATAAAGATTTAATCATGCCGGAGGAATGTTTTGTTCTGGAATCTCATGTAGAAACTGTTTTTGAAGAGTTAGATTCATTTAATTATTCTGTATCCTTTGGAGAAAATAAAGTTTATCCAAAAACTGTGGATTTGTCCACTGCTGCAGGTTTAGTTCACTTAACTAATAAGGATTGGAATAAATTAATGGACGATGTTAATTTTGTTCGGAAAATGGAAAAAGAGGAAATTGATAAAATCTTCACTATAAAGACGGAAAATAATGCATAA
- a CDS encoding non-ribosomal peptide synthetase, with the protein MEEYLLLQSQLGIMAYCNLYPDSTYYNLPFIVELSSDIDLERLSEAWKKLFLLRPVFRTRFRINDDGRFLQFVDDEMDMPVKIRQSSHEELMDYIENDFVRPFDLLGSEPLTRVELVNTEKGPYLLWDIHHIISDYTVINKVILQEDLSQLYETMTLPEEEYTLYDAVNDEQESFLTEEYKSSKDYLLKKFEKSNFITLGNELADNFGEMIWAHSYIDIEQCDNWCKENGIKPIMLFQAAFSHVMSVVTRNEDFAYWTIYHGRFDPKLWRCYGMHAKSIPIKNVNSKNVKVIDYLKDSYNEMKSAMVHSNYPFTHFCGEMGVRPKLFFNFVAKKDVNYDVLIGNHKFQLIHLKRNDANDAITVQIGLRDSNYEIRVESGENVLPIRGLNLLSESIANVIHNMMMLPNAELSEIPLIPLDNKDVLKEIIELGKGKEMPIDKDDNIVSAFQQNAIKQPDAVAVNYDSNEFTYSQIDNISNAVSSVLAEKANIKKGDVVGVYISRSERMITYPLGIMKLGAIFLPLDINLPQKRIETMCKDAGVKAIIADSDIERKNIGEFNDIILDENDFEFDKAVEEFTPDIQHEDGAVILYTSGSTGKPKGVKLIHKGLINYFRWITDEFELNANDRLSAFASFGFDAHLIDIYAALTSGASVYVMPDEIRKDINLILEFLNENKITVGFFTTRIAYLLNGLDHNLRVVLSGGEKLHPLKVENYRFINGYGPTECSIFSTCYDVVGESDGSIIGKPLSNYQLFVVDKNYNLLLPGLVGELLIGGNGVSAGYINVPEVNKERFINFNPNDEINLKVYKSGDLVYLNEDGDIVFIGRDDKQVKLRGFRIELDEIEETASMFAGIDDVVADVKNDVLCIYYCSQFHISKESFKKYLSENLPEYMVPSYFKQLEELPLNINSKVNRDLLPNPSFEQNKEFEPPEGLFEKAVAYAFSKVLNITNPIDRNDEFSKLGGDSISVMMLIVSLRAMNIDITVKEVLDSQKVWKIADNARYKVSAQRISQERYVGDVDLTPIVKYFWDLELENPSYFNQAMLFSASQRIDVDILEEAMRTIVDHHDILRTVIRDGKMVIDDVDEHEYFTIEICESLDYPSETERINREIDLFNGPLIKLAIFRQEDEDRLYIAMHHLLVDGISWRIITEDLNLVYAQILYDEKIRLPIKTGSYQDYALAINRYASNEDLIKQESYWDNVISQIKKGRYTDTTSKRVMKKLALKFNKQKSLMILSDCSRQFNTSINAIFISAIFKAWKKVMGENELSFRVEGHGREYFDDDLLIDRTVGWFTTCYPVFLKSDAEDMEDIINYVGDNLSNIPQNGFGFPILKGIRTKKIPLFTFNYLGEMNKVSTGEMFVPNYQQNLAGFIGSENNYGSDVNLNGYSLNHETHFELEYNSQRFSDQTMLEFKKEFTNALDEIIYYKKDIIYENDIHSFSNHPDKKNLFFIHPASYGSEFFYHMSEKIKDDYSFFVIEHYNITHKEDKITTLEELAKKYIDIMKSVQPEGPYYLGGVCFGGAVSYEMAIQLTEQGEKVEKLIIMDAHNIADENLQKLIIQDQVLHAREYLNDEFVSDDENMEDIVYNVRLTTKIWLDYKPGYYYGGEVLYFRANKKPEEDLSIAADKMYDYVLARRAGGYDGRIPEDKLSIIQIPVEHNDIISQDALEYIVPAMKKFIYGG; encoded by the coding sequence ATGGAAGAATATTTGTTGCTCCAATCCCAATTAGGAATCATGGCCTATTGTAATCTGTATCCTGATTCAACATATTACAATTTGCCTTTTATTGTGGAATTGTCTTCAGACATTGACCTTGAAAGATTATCTGAAGCCTGGAAAAAATTGTTTTTGTTAAGACCGGTATTCAGAACAAGATTCAGGATTAATGATGATGGCCGTTTTCTGCAGTTTGTTGATGATGAAATGGATATGCCTGTTAAAATCAGGCAGTCTAGCCATGAGGAATTAATGGATTACATTGAAAATGACTTTGTTCGCCCCTTTGACTTGTTGGGGAGCGAACCTTTAACCAGAGTTGAATTGGTAAATACGGAAAAGGGACCTTATTTATTATGGGATATCCATCATATTATTTCAGATTATACGGTTATAAATAAAGTAATACTGCAGGAAGACCTTTCACAATTGTATGAGACAATGACCCTGCCGGAAGAGGAGTACACATTATATGATGCAGTAAATGATGAACAGGAATCATTCTTAACCGAGGAATATAAGTCATCAAAGGATTATCTTTTAAAGAAATTTGAAAAATCCAATTTCATTACATTGGGAAATGAACTTGCCGATAATTTTGGGGAAATGATATGGGCGCACTCATATATTGACATTGAGCAATGCGATAATTGGTGTAAGGAAAACGGCATCAAACCAATAATGTTGTTTCAGGCCGCTTTTTCCCATGTAATGTCTGTAGTTACTAGAAATGAGGATTTTGCTTATTGGACAATTTATCATGGGCGTTTTGATCCGAAATTATGGCGCTGTTATGGAATGCATGCAAAAAGCATTCCTATAAAGAATGTCAATTCAAAAAATGTTAAAGTCATCGATTATTTAAAAGATTCCTACAATGAAATGAAATCTGCCATGGTGCACAGCAATTATCCGTTTACCCATTTTTGTGGAGAGATGGGGGTAAGGCCTAAATTATTCTTTAATTTTGTGGCTAAAAAGGATGTGAATTATGATGTTTTAATCGGAAATCATAAATTTCAGTTAATACATCTTAAACGAAATGATGCTAACGATGCGATTACAGTTCAAATTGGTTTAAGGGATTCCAACTATGAAATAAGGGTTGAATCTGGAGAAAATGTTTTGCCTATAAGAGGGCTTAATTTGTTAAGTGAATCAATTGCCAATGTAATTCATAATATGATGATGTTGCCTAATGCGGAATTAAGCGAGATACCTCTGATTCCATTAGATAACAAGGATGTGCTAAAAGAAATTATTGAATTGGGCAAAGGAAAAGAGATGCCTATTGATAAGGATGATAATATAGTTTCTGCATTTCAGCAAAATGCAATAAAACAACCGGATGCTGTTGCAGTCAATTACGATTCCAATGAATTCACATATTCTCAGATTGACAATATTTCCAATGCGGTTTCTTCTGTTTTGGCTGAAAAGGCCAATATCAAAAAAGGGGACGTGGTTGGAGTTTATATCTCACGAAGTGAGAGGATGATAACTTACCCGCTTGGAATAATGAAGCTTGGTGCAATATTCTTGCCTCTTGATATTAATTTGCCTCAAAAACGTATCGAGACAATGTGTAAAGATGCGGGTGTTAAAGCCATAATAGCCGATTCGGATATCGAAAGGAAAAATATTGGAGAGTTTAATGATATTATTTTAGATGAAAATGATTTTGAATTTGATAAAGCCGTTGAGGAATTCACTCCGGACATTCAACATGAAGACGGAGCAGTTATCCTATACACTTCAGGGTCAACCGGTAAGCCTAAAGGCGTAAAACTGATACATAAAGGTCTTATTAACTATTTCAGATGGATCACGGATGAGTTTGAATTAAATGCCAATGATAGATTATCCGCTTTTGCTTCATTTGGTTTTGATGCTCATTTAATTGATATCTATGCTGCGTTAACTAGCGGAGCATCAGTTTATGTAATGCCTGATGAAATAAGGAAAGACATAAATCTAATCCTTGAATTTTTGAATGAAAATAAGATTACTGTTGGCTTTTTCACAACAAGAATAGCTTATCTGCTTAATGGTTTGGACCATAATCTTAGGGTTGTTCTTTCTGGCGGTGAAAAGTTGCATCCACTTAAAGTTGAAAACTATAGGTTTATAAATGGATACGGTCCGACAGAATGCAGTATCTTTTCCACATGTTATGATGTTGTTGGTGAATCTGACGGCAGTATAATCGGAAAACCGTTATCAAATTATCAGCTGTTTGTTGTAGATAAGAATTACAATCTTCTGCTCCCTGGTCTGGTTGGTGAACTGTTGATTGGGGGAAATGGCGTATCTGCAGGTTATATAAATGTGCCTGAAGTTAATAAAGAACGATTCATTAATTTCAATCCTAATGATGAGATTAATTTGAAAGTATATAAAAGTGGAGATTTAGTATACCTGAATGAAGATGGTGATATCGTTTTCATTGGAAGGGATGACAAACAGGTTAAATTGAGAGGATTCAGAATTGAGCTTGATGAGATTGAAGAGACTGCATCAATGTTTGCGGGTATTGATGATGTTGTAGCCGATGTTAAAAATGATGTATTGTGTATTTATTATTGTTCTCAATTCCATATTTCCAAAGAATCATTTAAGAAATATCTATCTGAAAATCTGCCGGAGTACATGGTTCCTAGTTACTTTAAGCAACTTGAAGAATTGCCTTTGAATATTAATTCCAAAGTTAATCGGGATTTGTTGCCGAACCCTTCATTTGAACAGAATAAAGAATTTGAACCGCCTGAAGGATTATTTGAAAAAGCGGTTGCTTATGCATTTTCAAAAGTATTGAATATTACTAACCCTATTGACCGTAATGATGAATTTTCAAAATTAGGTGGGGATTCAATCAGTGTAATGATGCTGATAGTATCATTGAGGGCAATGAATATTGACATTACTGTTAAGGAAGTTTTAGACAGTCAAAAAGTCTGGAAAATCGCTGATAATGCCAGATATAAGGTATCTGCTCAAAGGATATCACAAGAACGATATGTGGGGGATGTTGATTTAACCCCTATTGTTAAGTATTTCTGGGATTTGGAACTTGAAAATCCTTCTTATTTCAATCAGGCAATGCTGTTTTCTGCATCACAGAGGATTGATGTTGATATTCTTGAAGAGGCAATGCGGACTATTGTTGATCATCATGACATTTTAAGGACAGTAATCAGAGATGGAAAAATGGTCATTGATGATGTTGATGAACATGAGTATTTCACAATAGAAATTTGTGAGTCCCTTGATTATCCTAGTGAAACAGAAAGGATTAATCGTGAAATAGACCTATTCAATGGACCTTTAATAAAATTGGCAATATTCAGGCAAGAAGATGAAGATAGATTGTACATTGCCATGCACCACCTTCTTGTTGACGGCATTTCCTGGAGGATAATTACTGAAGATTTGAACTTAGTTTATGCACAGATATTATACGATGAAAAAATCAGATTACCGATTAAGACAGGCTCTTATCAGGATTACGCTTTAGCTATTAACAGATATGCTTCCAATGAAGATTTGATTAAACAGGAAAGTTATTGGGATAATGTGATAAGTCAAATTAAAAAAGGAAGATATACTGACACCACATCAAAGAGAGTCATGAAAAAATTAGCTCTGAAATTCAACAAACAGAAAAGTTTAATGATTTTGTCCGATTGTTCCAGACAGTTCAATACTTCAATAAATGCAATATTTATTTCAGCTATTTTCAAAGCATGGAAAAAAGTCATGGGCGAAAACGAACTTTCATTTAGAGTTGAAGGGCATGGAAGGGAATACTTTGATGATGATTTGCTGATTGATAGGACTGTCGGCTGGTTTACAACATGTTATCCTGTATTCCTAAAATCCGATGCTGAAGATATGGAGGACATTATTAATTATGTTGGGGATAATCTATCGAACATTCCGCAAAATGGATTTGGTTTTCCTATTTTAAAGGGCATCAGAACCAAAAAAATACCTTTATTCACTTTCAATTATCTTGGTGAAATGAATAAGGTCAGTACCGGTGAAATGTTCGTTCCTAATTATCAACAGAATCTGGCAGGTTTTATCGGATCAGAAAATAATTACGGTTCAGATGTTAATCTGAATGGTTATTCTCTAAACCATGAAACTCATTTTGAATTGGAGTACAATAGTCAAAGATTCAGCGACCAGACCATGCTTGAATTCAAAAAGGAATTCACTAATGCTTTGGATGAAATCATATATTATAAAAAAGACATTATTTATGAAAATGACATACATTCTTTCTCAAATCATCCGGATAAAAAGAATTTATTCTTTATCCATCCAGCTAGTTATGGAAGCGAATTCTTCTATCATATGTCCGAGAAAATCAAGGATGACTATTCATTTTTCGTAATAGAACACTATAATATCACTCATAAGGAAGATAAAATCACCACTCTTGAAGAGCTGGCTAAGAAATATATTGATATTATGAAAAGTGTTCAACCAGAAGGGCCTTATTATTTAGGAGGGGTCTGTTTTGGAGGTGCAGTATCTTATGAAATGGCGATTCAACTTACAGAGCAAGGTGAAAAAGTTGAAAAGCTCATCATAATGGATGCCCATAATATAGCTGATGAGAATCTTCAGAAGTTAATAATTCAAGACCAAGTTCTACATGCAAGGGAATATCTAAATGATGAATTCGTGAGCGATGATGAGAACATGGAAGATATTGTTTATAATGTCAGATTGACTACAAAAATATGGCTTGATTATAAGCCGGGCTATTATTATGGCGGTGAAGTTCTCTATTTCAGAGCTAATAAAAAACCTGAAGAGGATTTATCGATTGCAGCCGATAAAATGTACGATTATGTATTAGCAAGAAGGGCAGGAGGTTATGACGGAAGAATACCGGAGGATAAACTATCAATAATTCAAATACCAGTAGAACACAATGACATTATATCTCAGGACGCATTGGAATATATCGTTCCCGCTATGAAAAAATTTATTTATGGGGGTTAG